A single window of Granulicella sibirica DNA harbors:
- a CDS encoding Ig-like domain repeat protein: protein MQLAGSSRHPFNAFGKLAGLLVILAACGILSARGQQPEIREIQGSPLLAPSERVPFLTPQAVREGRAALLNHYNPNQKLRLVLNIRPPHLADEDAFIKELTTKGSPGFHKFLSQDEWNTRFAPSAEDEQSVVDWAESAGLAVTKRFPNRLLVDVEATAGTIEHAFGVTMNNYQVGDEVDFANDRDPVIPSRLSGILGAVVGLNNIERVQRMGTSMPTIKGPDYVAGPALTPLDKLQLSGTPSKAPWNKPAASIAKQKKTRTSTGFGANDSYSLDDKNGTYAMDPANVQSSQGYDYNALQRFSGCCNVPGNPGGSPPESSIALVGYGNYNASDIVTFFQAYGMAANVTPYCIDGSTCPAVDGEAPLDVEYSGAMSNSYGSYLDTAAIYEYEMTNNYWSTFEDAYNDVLSDGKAKVVSTSYGGSEDPNSTSANIETGTMHSILNNMIASGITLIAASGDKGASADGSTTSVQYPSADPNFLAAGGTQLNLYTDGTFLSESAWQGYTYSGASKQNYGGSTGGRSVLFAAPYWQTMNNGSSGTYPNGVQSPYYSWQTVNGTTTEYVNTNYNSRLLPDLALTANPGVLGQWYYSGGAWLNYGGGTSIVAPELAGFFAQENSYLDRIGNVCGSGSSPCSPVGLASPFIYDAGLYGAPHDPFYDMTSGCNSNDVTVANNLFYYCAYTGYDPITGWGSANMMQLAWAINWQLIPAAGNPSLTFSGPSTNVWYNTDQIVGWTLSDAGSGNYPAPGALGFTQGWDSIPADSYSQPHGGGGDSFYTGPEFINPTGGCLSFNGASGCAGGNQGCHTAYVRGWDNQGRTTYASYGPVCVDTVAPTSSASLSGATNGSVYTGAVTITITSSDSTSGIAHTYYSLDGSSYTGYSSPLTIGATARGPHTLYYYSIDNAGNYSSVKSASFTISSITTTTLTSSLNPSIYGEAVTFKAAVTANPSGAPTGAVNFVSGSTVLGSANLTNGVASFTVANLAVGTGHINAIFVGNTSYLASSSSAVTEIINKANSTTAITSSLNPSYYGQAITFKATVTPSHGGAADGTVKFLYGTNVLGTATLSGNVASLTLSNLPVGPAHMSANYVGNNNIGGSNSSALAQVINKAKTTLALSSSKNPSTHGASVTFTAKVVAASGPIPTGAITFKSGSTVIGTGTLNTAGVAALAISTLPVGNASITADYGGSANDAASISAVLAETIAEAKTTTTITSSLNPAPHGTAITFTAKVVAASGAIPTGTVTFKNGSTVIGAGALNTAGVAALATSTLPVGTASITADYGGSANDVASASAVLSEVSK from the coding sequence ATGCAGCTTGCAGGCTCCTCACGTCATCCCTTCAACGCTTTCGGCAAACTGGCAGGTTTGTTGGTCATACTCGCCGCTTGTGGCATCTTATCGGCAAGGGGCCAACAGCCCGAGATCCGGGAGATACAAGGTTCTCCGTTGCTGGCCCCATCGGAGCGTGTCCCGTTCCTGACCCCACAGGCAGTGCGCGAAGGCAGGGCCGCACTCCTTAATCACTACAACCCCAACCAGAAGCTTCGTCTGGTACTGAACATTCGGCCTCCGCATCTCGCCGACGAAGATGCGTTCATCAAAGAACTGACCACCAAGGGCTCACCTGGCTTCCATAAGTTCCTTTCTCAGGACGAGTGGAACACCCGCTTCGCTCCATCTGCTGAAGACGAGCAATCGGTCGTCGATTGGGCGGAGAGCGCCGGTCTCGCCGTCACAAAGCGCTTCCCGAATCGTCTGCTGGTCGACGTCGAAGCGACCGCCGGCACTATCGAGCATGCCTTCGGCGTCACCATGAACAACTACCAGGTTGGTGACGAAGTTGATTTTGCAAACGACCGCGATCCGGTTATCCCAAGCAGGCTTTCCGGCATTCTAGGCGCCGTTGTTGGTCTCAACAATATCGAAAGAGTGCAGCGCATGGGCACCTCGATGCCAACCATAAAGGGTCCGGACTACGTCGCTGGTCCTGCGCTCACTCCGCTTGACAAGCTGCAGCTCTCCGGAACTCCATCGAAGGCTCCTTGGAACAAACCCGCAGCGAGCATCGCGAAGCAAAAGAAAACTCGGACGTCGACCGGCTTTGGAGCCAACGATTCCTATTCTCTGGACGACAAAAATGGTACTTACGCCATGGATCCAGCGAACGTCCAGAGCTCCCAGGGTTACGACTACAATGCGCTGCAAAGGTTTAGCGGGTGCTGCAACGTGCCCGGAAATCCCGGTGGTTCTCCGCCCGAATCCTCCATCGCGCTTGTAGGCTACGGCAACTACAACGCCTCCGACATCGTCACCTTCTTCCAGGCTTACGGCATGGCGGCGAATGTCACCCCGTACTGCATTGACGGATCGACTTGCCCGGCAGTCGATGGAGAGGCGCCTCTCGATGTTGAGTATTCCGGCGCGATGTCTAACAGTTACGGCTCTTATCTGGACACTGCGGCCATCTACGAGTACGAAATGACCAACAACTACTGGAGCACCTTCGAGGACGCCTACAACGATGTCCTGAGCGACGGGAAAGCCAAGGTCGTGTCCACAAGCTATGGCGGGAGTGAGGATCCCAATTCGACCTCCGCCAATATCGAGACCGGCACCATGCACAGCATTCTGAACAACATGATTGCTTCCGGAATCACCCTGATTGCCGCCTCGGGCGATAAGGGCGCGTCCGCGGACGGCTCGACGACATCGGTCCAGTATCCGTCCGCCGACCCGAATTTCCTTGCGGCAGGTGGAACGCAGCTCAATCTTTACACCGACGGCACATTCCTCAGTGAGAGCGCTTGGCAAGGCTACACGTACAGCGGTGCCAGCAAACAGAACTATGGTGGCAGCACCGGCGGCAGAAGCGTCCTCTTCGCTGCTCCTTACTGGCAAACCATGAACAACGGCAGCTCCGGCACCTATCCGAACGGCGTCCAGTCTCCCTACTACTCATGGCAGACCGTCAACGGTACCACCACCGAGTACGTCAACACCAACTACAACAGCCGCCTCCTACCCGACCTCGCGCTGACAGCGAACCCGGGAGTTCTCGGTCAGTGGTACTACAGCGGTGGAGCATGGCTCAATTACGGCGGCGGCACCAGCATCGTCGCGCCGGAACTTGCCGGCTTCTTTGCGCAGGAAAACTCCTACCTCGACCGGATCGGCAACGTCTGCGGAAGCGGCTCCTCGCCCTGTTCACCGGTCGGCCTCGCCTCTCCCTTCATCTACGACGCAGGCCTCTACGGCGCTCCGCATGATCCCTTCTACGACATGACCAGCGGCTGCAACAGCAATGACGTTACCGTCGCCAACAATCTCTTCTACTACTGCGCTTATACCGGCTATGACCCCATCACCGGCTGGGGCTCGGCCAACATGATGCAGCTTGCCTGGGCAATCAACTGGCAGCTGATTCCCGCGGCAGGCAATCCTTCCCTTACCTTCAGCGGCCCTTCCACAAATGTCTGGTACAACACCGACCAGATAGTCGGCTGGACCCTGTCCGACGCAGGTAGCGGCAACTATCCCGCTCCGGGTGCCCTTGGTTTCACCCAGGGCTGGGACTCGATTCCGGCCGACTCCTATAGCCAACCGCACGGAGGCGGTGGAGACTCCTTCTACACCGGACCTGAGTTCATCAATCCAACTGGCGGCTGCCTCTCGTTCAACGGCGCGTCCGGGTGCGCGGGCGGCAATCAGGGTTGCCACACCGCTTATGTAAGAGGGTGGGACAACCAGGGACGGACGACCTACGCTTCCTATGGGCCGGTCTGCGTTGACACTGTGGCCCCGACCTCCTCAGCCAGTCTCAGCGGCGCGACGAATGGCAGCGTCTACACCGGCGCCGTCACCATCACCATCACCAGTTCCGACTCCACCAGCGGTATAGCCCACACTTATTACTCGCTCGATGGGTCGAGCTACACAGGTTACAGCTCTCCGCTCACCATTGGTGCCACGGCCCGTGGTCCACACACGCTCTATTACTACAGCATCGACAATGCGGGTAACTACTCCTCGGTCAAATCGGCCAGCTTCACCATCTCGTCTATAACCACCACGACCCTTACCAGCTCGTTGAATCCTTCGATCTACGGCGAGGCGGTTACCTTCAAGGCCGCTGTTACAGCCAACCCTTCCGGCGCGCCCACCGGCGCGGTGAACTTTGTTTCCGGCTCGACCGTTCTCGGGTCCGCCAACCTTACCAACGGCGTTGCATCGTTCACCGTAGCCAATCTTGCCGTGGGTACCGGACATATCAACGCCATCTTTGTTGGAAACACTTCCTACCTGGCAAGCAGTTCGAGCGCAGTGACCGAGATCATCAACAAGGCGAACTCGACCACTGCTATCACCTCATCGCTCAACCCCTCGTATTACGGTCAGGCTATCACCTTCAAAGCAACTGTAACTCCTTCGCACGGTGGAGCCGCTGACGGAACCGTAAAGTTCCTCTACGGCACCAATGTTCTCGGCACGGCGACGCTCTCGGGCAACGTTGCTTCCCTTACTCTTAGCAATCTGCCGGTCGGTCCCGCCCACATGAGCGCGAACTACGTCGGTAACAACAACATTGGCGGGAGCAATTCGAGCGCGTTGGCACAGGTGATCAACAAAGCTAAGACGACTCTCGCACTCTCGTCGTCAAAGAATCCGTCGACCCACGGAGCTTCAGTTACCTTCACCGCAAAAGTCGTTGCCGCCTCGGGACCGATCCCCACTGGAGCGATTACCTTCAAGAGTGGCTCCACGGTGATCGGTACTGGAACGCTGAACACTGCAGGTGTGGCCGCTCTTGCGATCAGCACTCTCCCTGTCGGCAACGCTTCCATCACCGCGGACTATGGTGGGAGCGCGAACGATGCGGCGAGCATCTCTGCTGTGCTGGCGGAGACGATCGCTGAAGCGAAAACCACCACCACGATCACGTCGTCACTCAACCCGGCACCTCATGGGACGGCCATCACGTTCACGGCCAAGGTTGTTGCCGCCTCGGGAGCAATCCCGACCGGAACGGTTACCTTCAAGAACGGTTCCACGGTCATCGGTGCTGGAGCGCTGAACACTGCAGGTGTGGCGGCTCTTGCAACCAGCACTCTCCCCGTCGGCACCGCCTCAATCACCGCAGACTATGGTGGGAGTGCGAACGATGTGGCAAGTGCCTCTGCTGTCCTGTCAGAAGTCTCCAAGTGA
- a CDS encoding aminotransferase class V-fold PLP-dependent enzyme, translating to MAIPKNWSRREVLKQSTMLTATAALTPNAVAAALTPAKPTKFIGGQVLNPNEVPFTDGDFHDNMYTRMGIRPMINCRGTITAVSGSTSLPEVKQAMYNASLYHVRLDEMMEAVGAEFGRLCGAEWGVATTGTAAATCLSTVACIAGTDVEKSQALPYIKQKDQVLIPSHSRNPYDIGVRMCGVEMVEFTTPEELRAKMCERSAMLYILANPHWDNTPMGTRNLAAIAHEKGIPVFVDAAATEPNNPNPHIQAGADLVAYSGGKCMRGPQSSGLLIGNKTLCKAAYFQGAPHHNFGRAMKISKEETMGLLAAVRAWHKRDHDAEQVMWTAWMQSIVDRLKDIPGVTAAVLPTPPPGSIDRNPGVHVEWDAETIGITGTELSRKLDNAPTRISMAGTGTRPEHMKSSVTVWAYILTPAEVKIIADAIHDGLTNPGSNPDPIVPAGAPATVSGTWSATIHYVRGTGEQTFLLKQDGNTLSGEQRGEIYDATFKGTINGDQITLSSVLPVVDYPLPCNFKGKVSGKTMSGTVSLGEYGEVPWEAIQS from the coding sequence ATGGCAATTCCGAAGAACTGGTCCCGCCGCGAAGTCCTGAAGCAGTCCACGATGCTCACCGCGACCGCCGCGCTCACCCCAAATGCCGTCGCCGCCGCACTCACGCCCGCCAAGCCGACCAAGTTCATCGGGGGTCAGGTCCTCAACCCCAACGAAGTCCCCTTCACCGACGGAGACTTCCACGACAACATGTACACCCGCATGGGCATCCGTCCCATGATCAATTGTCGCGGCACCATCACCGCAGTCAGCGGCTCCACCTCCCTGCCCGAGGTCAAGCAGGCAATGTACAACGCTTCCCTTTATCACGTGCGCCTCGACGAGATGATGGAGGCCGTCGGCGCCGAGTTCGGCAGGCTATGCGGCGCTGAGTGGGGCGTCGCCACCACTGGAACCGCCGCCGCCACCTGCCTCTCTACCGTCGCCTGCATTGCTGGTACCGACGTCGAGAAGAGCCAGGCCTTGCCCTACATCAAGCAGAAGGACCAAGTCCTCATCCCCTCGCACTCCCGCAACCCCTACGACATCGGCGTGCGCATGTGCGGCGTCGAGATGGTCGAGTTCACCACGCCCGAAGAGCTCCGCGCCAAGATGTGCGAACGCTCCGCGATGCTCTACATTCTCGCTAACCCCCACTGGGACAACACTCCCATGGGCACCAGGAACCTCGCCGCGATCGCCCACGAAAAGGGCATCCCCGTCTTTGTGGACGCCGCCGCCACCGAGCCCAACAACCCCAACCCCCACATCCAGGCCGGGGCCGATCTCGTCGCTTACTCCGGTGGCAAATGCATGCGCGGCCCCCAGTCCTCGGGCCTCCTTATCGGCAACAAGACTCTCTGCAAGGCCGCCTACTTCCAGGGCGCACCTCACCATAACTTTGGCCGCGCGATGAAGATATCCAAGGAAGAGACCATGGGCCTCCTCGCCGCTGTCCGCGCCTGGCACAAGCGAGATCACGACGCCGAGCAGGTCATGTGGACGGCATGGATGCAGAGTATCGTCGATCGCCTCAAGGACATCCCCGGCGTGACCGCGGCCGTGCTTCCGACGCCGCCACCCGGCTCCATCGATCGCAACCCCGGCGTCCACGTTGAGTGGGATGCGGAGACCATCGGCATTACGGGCACCGAGCTCTCCCGCAAGCTCGACAACGCTCCAACCCGCATCTCCATGGCCGGCACCGGCACCCGCCCCGAACACATGAAGAGCTCCGTCACGGTCTGGGCCTACATCCTCACGCCAGCCGAGGTGAAGATCATTGCTGACGCCATCCACGACGGCCTCACCAACCCCGGCTCCAACCCAGACCCCATCGTCCCCGCCGGCGCGCCCGCCACAGTATCCGGAACCTGGTCTGCCACCATCCACTACGTCCGCGGCACCGGCGAGCAGACCTTCCTCCTCAAGCAGGACGGCAATACCTTGAGCGGCGAACAGCGCGGCGAAATCTACGACGCAACCTTCAAGGGCACCATAAATGGCGATCAGATTACACTCAGCAGCGTGCTGCCGGTGGTCGACTACCCGTTACCCTGCAACTTCAAGGGCAAGGTCAGCGGAAAGACCATGTCCGGCACCGTCTCGCTGGGCGAATATGGCGAAGTCCCCTGGGAGGCCATCCAGTCCTAA
- a CDS encoding N-acetylglucosamine-6-phosphate deacetylase: MRTIAGRDPRTGRPIEVTIEDGRISSIRDGDETETAWLSAGLVDLQINGYAGCDLNAEGLTPETVVELTRRVLATGVTTFLATLISAPEKRIVEVLAAIAEARSRDSVAEHMVAGVHMEGPHLSGQDGSRGAHSREFLRPPSLEEFDRWQASSGGLVKMVTVSPHFSEAPPYIAGLRARGVHVSIGHTHCSAEEIRAAAAAGAELSTHLGNGLADPLPRHPNLIWAQLAEDRLTAMLIADGHHLPDDTLTVMLRAKGLERSILVSDAVALAGMPPGRYRAAVGGDVELSADGSLGLAGTRFLAGATKPLKSGVAQVMRVMGTPLWDALRLATANPGRFVGGRGILRVGADADLFRFHIGGSGELDVESTMIQGQEEQSLVG; encoded by the coding sequence ATGAGAACGATTGCCGGTCGCGATCCGCGGACTGGACGCCCGATCGAAGTGACGATCGAGGACGGGCGCATTTCTTCGATCCGGGACGGAGACGAGACCGAGACCGCCTGGCTCTCGGCGGGACTTGTGGACCTCCAGATCAATGGCTACGCCGGATGCGATCTGAATGCGGAGGGGCTGACTCCAGAGACTGTTGTGGAACTAACTCGCCGGGTCCTTGCCACCGGCGTGACGACTTTCCTGGCGACCCTGATCTCAGCGCCGGAGAAGAGGATTGTCGAAGTGCTGGCCGCAATTGCGGAGGCGCGAAGTAGGGATTCTGTCGCAGAGCACATGGTTGCGGGCGTGCACATGGAGGGACCGCATCTTTCCGGGCAAGATGGGTCGAGGGGAGCACATTCACGGGAGTTCTTGCGGCCACCATCGCTCGAGGAGTTTGACCGCTGGCAGGCCTCTTCGGGCGGGCTCGTGAAGATGGTTACGGTATCTCCTCATTTCTCGGAAGCGCCTCCTTACATTGCCGGACTGCGCGCGCGGGGGGTGCATGTCTCGATCGGGCACACACACTGTTCGGCAGAAGAGATCCGGGCTGCGGCTGCGGCTGGAGCGGAACTGTCGACGCATCTCGGTAATGGCCTTGCCGATCCACTTCCGAGACACCCCAACCTCATTTGGGCGCAGCTTGCGGAGGACCGGCTGACGGCGATGCTGATCGCCGACGGCCACCACCTGCCGGACGACACTCTCACAGTCATGCTTCGGGCTAAAGGGTTGGAGCGGTCGATCCTGGTGTCGGATGCGGTAGCGCTTGCCGGCATGCCGCCTGGACGATACAGGGCGGCTGTCGGTGGGGATGTAGAGTTGAGCGCGGATGGGAGCCTTGGGCTTGCCGGAACCCGTTTTCTCGCCGGGGCCACGAAGCCGCTGAAAAGTGGCGTCGCCCAAGTCATGAGGGTAATGGGAACCCCCTTATGGGATGCGTTGAGGTTGGCGACAGCAAATCCTGGGCGTTTTGTTGGAGGCCGAGGCATTCTGCGAGTGGGAGCGGACGCGGACCTGTTTCGCTTTCACATTGGAGGAAGCGGGGAGTTGGATGTGGAATCTACGATGATTCAGGGCCAAGAGGAACAATCCTTGGTCGGATGA
- a CDS encoding glucosamine-6-phosphate deaminase, whose amino-acid sequence MLNRSEFAPVVSESRRDLGSRAAADIAAEMRARLSSQAKVRMIFAAAPSQSEMLAALVAAPEIEWGRVTAFHMDEYLGLAEYAPQRFGLWLRRNLFDRVTLGEVNLLEPGDDPEAAAEGYAAKLGEAPIDIVCCGIGTNGHLAFNDPPADLNDPKAVKVVALDAACRQQQVDDKCFAAFDEVPTHALTLTVPRLMAAESIFCCVPGPLKREAVRRTLEGPINGTCPASALRMHPHWNLYLDIESASWLSRVGSAR is encoded by the coding sequence ATGTTGAATCGAAGTGAATTTGCGCCCGTCGTGAGTGAGTCTCGCAGGGACCTCGGCTCAAGGGCCGCAGCTGATATTGCGGCTGAGATGCGGGCGCGGCTCTCGTCGCAGGCGAAGGTACGCATGATTTTCGCGGCGGCACCGAGTCAATCGGAGATGCTGGCTGCACTTGTGGCTGCGCCGGAAATCGAATGGGGAAGAGTTACGGCGTTTCACATGGATGAGTATCTTGGGTTGGCTGAATATGCTCCGCAGCGGTTTGGACTCTGGCTGCGTCGTAATCTGTTTGACCGTGTGACGCTCGGCGAGGTGAACCTCCTCGAGCCCGGTGACGACCCTGAGGCTGCAGCAGAAGGATACGCTGCAAAGCTTGGAGAGGCGCCGATCGATATCGTGTGTTGCGGGATCGGGACGAATGGGCATCTGGCCTTCAATGATCCTCCGGCGGACTTGAATGATCCGAAGGCAGTCAAGGTCGTCGCCCTGGACGCTGCTTGTCGTCAACAGCAGGTCGATGACAAGTGCTTCGCGGCATTCGACGAAGTGCCGACGCATGCGTTGACGCTTACCGTGCCACGGTTGATGGCAGCGGAGAGTATCTTCTGTTGCGTGCCCGGGCCTCTGAAGAGAGAGGCGGTCCGACGGACGCTCGAAGGACCGATCAACGGGACGTGTCCTGCGTCGGCGTTGCGGATGCATCCCCATTGGAATCTTTATCTTGATATCGAGTCGGCGAGTTGGCTCTCGAGGGTTGGCTCGGCTCGATGA
- a CDS encoding sodium:solute symporter family protein yields MGILDWCVLTAYFLVMLGMGLWARTKVKTASDFFTAGGAMPWWLSGISHHMSGYSSAVFVAYAAIAYTAGFSIYIWWACSIATALVIGCNVFPARWSRLRQRLGIISPLEYLVTRYDLPTQQVLAWSGALLKVFDVGAKWTAAAILLQVFAGVPPLWGVLLTGTVTLAYSVVGGLWADALTDMSQFVIQVFAGVVMLVAVMARLGGLSSLWTIWGRLPPGHARPFVGQYTWAFAIVYLLINTLSYNGGTWNLAQRFIAAPSGKDARKAALLSAGLYLVWPLVLFFPMWAAPLLLPNLADATQSYALLTKMLLPQGLIGLVLAGLFAHTMAMTSSDANAISAVVVRDILPALRKDRQRPSDSAQLLSGRICTLLFLAMSMGIALSADHFGGVMGLIILWYGALVGPIAIPMLFGMLRLFRRSGPAAALASWAVGAVAFGLIKFVFPRRIDQLPGDLTTTITVAGPVLSSLFIFLAVGFVWPSRDAKADALIQLIKEDAA; encoded by the coding sequence TTGGGCATTCTGGATTGGTGCGTTCTGACGGCTTACTTCCTGGTGATGCTGGGGATGGGCCTGTGGGCGCGGACGAAGGTGAAGACCGCGAGCGACTTCTTTACTGCGGGTGGGGCGATGCCGTGGTGGCTATCGGGGATCTCGCACCACATGTCGGGATATAGCTCGGCGGTCTTTGTGGCGTATGCGGCGATCGCGTATACGGCTGGGTTCAGCATCTACATCTGGTGGGCGTGCTCGATCGCCACGGCGCTCGTGATCGGATGCAACGTGTTCCCGGCGCGGTGGTCGCGGCTTCGGCAGAGGCTCGGAATCATCTCGCCGCTCGAGTACCTGGTGACGCGCTACGACCTGCCGACCCAGCAGGTGCTCGCCTGGAGCGGTGCGCTGCTGAAGGTGTTCGACGTCGGTGCAAAGTGGACTGCCGCAGCTATTCTGCTGCAGGTGTTCGCGGGCGTGCCGCCGCTTTGGGGCGTGCTGCTAACAGGAACTGTGACGCTGGCTTATTCGGTTGTGGGAGGGCTTTGGGCGGATGCGCTGACGGACATGAGCCAGTTTGTCATCCAGGTGTTTGCCGGGGTAGTGATGCTTGTAGCGGTGATGGCCAGGCTTGGGGGCTTGTCGTCATTGTGGACGATATGGGGACGGCTGCCGCCGGGGCACGCGCGTCCGTTCGTGGGGCAGTACACTTGGGCATTCGCAATCGTGTATCTGCTGATCAATACGCTTTCATACAATGGGGGGACGTGGAATCTGGCGCAGCGATTCATCGCCGCGCCTTCAGGAAAGGACGCGAGAAAGGCGGCATTGCTATCAGCAGGGCTTTATCTTGTGTGGCCGCTTGTGCTGTTCTTCCCGATGTGGGCGGCTCCTTTGCTTCTGCCAAATCTTGCGGACGCAACACAGTCATACGCCTTGCTGACGAAGATGCTTCTTCCTCAGGGGCTGATTGGACTTGTTCTGGCGGGGCTGTTCGCGCACACGATGGCAATGACGTCTTCGGATGCGAACGCGATTTCGGCGGTGGTGGTGCGGGATATTTTGCCGGCGTTGCGGAAGGATCGGCAGAGACCAAGCGATAGCGCTCAGCTTCTGTCGGGGCGCATCTGCACGCTGCTGTTTCTTGCAATGAGCATGGGCATCGCGTTGAGCGCGGATCATTTTGGCGGGGTGATGGGGCTGATTATCCTTTGGTACGGAGCGCTGGTCGGGCCGATCGCGATTCCGATGCTGTTCGGGATGCTGCGGTTGTTTCGGCGATCGGGACCGGCGGCTGCACTAGCCTCGTGGGCAGTGGGGGCTGTGGCGTTCGGGTTGATCAAGTTTGTCTTTCCCCGTCGGATTGATCAACTCCCGGGAGACCTTACCACGACGATTACAGTCGCGGGGCCGGTGCTCTCGTCGTTGTTTATCTTTCTTGCGGTTGGTTTTGTGTGGCCTTCGAGAGATGCAAAGGCTGACGCACTGATCCAACTCATCAAGGAGGACGCGGCGTAA